CAGGCTTTGCCCCTGGGGGTTTGAGGTGAGTTAATAAGCTGGTCTCCGAGGTATGAGCAGCTCTGGGAAATGGGGCGCTAAATATGGCCACCAGAGCATTCACATTTGTCACACTCATTTCTGGCCTTAAtaggctgctggccagggaaagctGACGTCTACCCTGGTCTAATTGGCTTGGGGGAGGAAGATGGAGTAAGGGGGTGTGACGCTGCCCGGCACCTCCACTTACCTCTCCCAGGGGCAGACACGGACCTCGCTGGAATCCTCCTGGGGTCCCAGGAGAAGTCAGGGGGCGACTGTACCTCTGGGGCCCAGGCTTCCGTGTGGGAGGAGGCCAAGGGGTATCAGCCAAGCAATGGCAGTGCAGGGTATTTCAgatcaacacttttttttttttttttttttttacagagaggaagggagagagatagagagttagaaacatcaatgagagataaacatcgaccagctgcctcctgcacatctcccactggggatatgcccgcaacccaggcacacgcccttgaccggaatcgaacccgggacccttcagtccgcaggccaaggctctatccactgagccaaaccggtttcggcagatcaACACTCTTTATTAAGGCAGGCTCTGCACCAGGAAGAGATGAACAAGACAGCCCCTGCCCTCAAAGGGCTTACAATCTAGTAGAGAGACCAACCAGCTTTGGGCTGATTACTATATTATGGATCCAGATAAAATATGAGGGTGGTATCACAGAGCACCTAACCCAGCCTGCGGCTTCAGACAGCCTGAGCTGGGAGCCAGTTATCGGGGgggaaaccacacacacaaacaattcCAGGTGGGGGAATAGCACAGCGAAGGCACAGAGGTCAGAAACAGCCTGGTGCACATGGACTCCCAAGAGTTCAGGGCTAGGAGTACAGGGAACGGAAGGTACAGAGTGGGAGGAGGTGGTGAGCAGGGTAAGGGGAGTATTGGACAAATGCCCAAGGGGGAGAGCGGGTCATCCCAGAAGAGGCCTGGCCTCTGCCAACTACCGCGTTACCCACAGGGAATCCTCACAGCATCCTGTCCAAGGCATCAGCCTAAGGGAGGGTCCTGTCTGAAGGTGGTAGCCCTGGGTCTGAAATGATTTGCCTGGTCCATGACGGAGGTTTGGGACACAGTGGAGCAAGTGCTCAGCTCCTCGGGCATGTCCGAGCCTGGGGAACCTCCCAGCTTTAAACACTGCTGGGCCACAGGGATAGtgttcctcacccccacccacaaGAAATTGCTAATAGTCTCCCACGGCTGCTTTCATGTCCCACTGCGGACCCTGTAAGTGGTTCTAGAGGGAGGAGccccagggaaggtgggaaggaatATCTACGGACAGGGATGTTTCTCTGCCTCAGAATGTACCCCAAagaagggatatatatatatatatatatatatatatatatagagagagagagagagagagagagagagacagagagagacagagagagagcgcTGAAGAGGCCGAGAGGAAACAGGATGCATTCGTTACCTAGCTTCCGGGGAGATCCAGGCCCGGAGTGCCCAGCTAGGGGGAAGGCAGGAGGTAGCGGGTGAGCAAGTAGAGGAGGCTAACAATGCCGGCCAGGCCGGTGAGCACCCCGAGCCTCAGGGGCAGGTACTCCAGGGAGCGCTCCAGCTCGGCGTGCAGCAGGATGACCTGGCGTTTGGTGATGCTCCACTCGCCCGAGTTGTCCAGAACGTGGCGGGCCATGCGGGCTTTGTCCTTCAGGGGCAGCTGAGCACTGACCCgagcctctgcctcctggaggTTCAGGTTGTTCCGTCGCATCAGGCGTGCCAGCTGCGTTTCCCGTTCGCTAAGGACCCGGCACAAGGGCCGATCAGGCTTTGTaggccccagcctccctccccaccagcaaGTGAAGGGGGTGGGCAGCCCCTTCTCGCAAATATATTTGGGGTCCCACAGACAGGGAAGGGGGCCTGGGAGCTCACAGgctccccccacctcaccctaCGCTGTGAGGACTCTGGTAGCACAATGGGCTTCACATACACCGGGGGAAAGGCTGCAAAAGCTGCTTCCTGCCACCTGGGGCCTATCTGCTTTCCCACCAGACCTGAGACTTCCTAGTTACAAGATGGGAGGGTTTGATCACCTACATCGGTGACCTTTACTGGAAGGCCTGTGCCTGCAAGCTCAACGCTTCCTGCACTTCcccggggcggggcctgctgcATCACAAATAGCTTCCTGGGCCACCAGAAGCCCCTCTCCCTGCCGCCcattcccactcccactccccataTTTAGAGCAAAAGGACCCTGTGGGAATGGTGGCTGCTGTGCTTGATGCCACCTGGGAAGAGGGACGGGCAAGCCCAAGATGCTTCTAGTGGAGCAAGGACTTGCAAACTGTCCTTGGGACAGGACGCAGCACCGCACATTAAGCTGAACAACCCCAGTCTCCCCACTCCAAAGGGAATTCAAAGATACTTCTTAGGCCCACTATGGTGTTACCCGGGTCCCTCCTCAGGAAACTCCCTGTCCTGCCTATGGCTGCACGGGAACTGCCCGCTGTACTCTCACACCCCTCTCGCTCCGTGACCACCCACGCccctcaacgggtacaaaggAAAAGGGCTGCAGCAGCTGCTTTCTGCCACTGGGGCCTCTGCTTTGCCACTAGGCCTGAGATTTCCCAGTTACACGATGGGATGACAGATCACTATAACTTGGTCCTCTCTTAGGTCTGGCCTACACCAGAGGGCCTCCTGGGATGTAAAGACAGACCTAAGGACAGATATGACCTGAACACTAGCCAGTTCCGTTCCGATTCCACTCAAAACGCAGAACAAAATGCTGCAGAAAGTCATTTCTGGCTGGCTGATCAGGGAGACCTTTCAGAAGAGACGGCATTAGTAATGGCCTTGAAAAGTAAGTAAGACTCTGATTTCCTTTGTTATGGGGACAGCGTGCTGCCAAGGTCATGGGGCCAATCCCTGCCTGGCTGAGAACAAGAACTATATCCAACCTTAGAACTATACCGAACAAGAATCTCTCTGGTCTAGAGCTGGGAAAATGGAGATGGCTTagggacccctgagtgcacaTCCTTTGGAAGGTGTGGCCTAGACCAGAGAGCTTCTTAGAATGTGACCCAGAAATAATCCCATGTGGATACTTTAAGGATTAATGCTATTTGTAGTAACGAGATTTTTACCAAACACTTACTGGTATTCCACATCATGCTTTGGCAAACGCCCACATCATACTATTTCAAACGCACCAGGATTAGTGTGACGGGTAAAGGAATCCATGAGGGGAGCCTCATTTGTAAATTTACATGGTAAAGCGTAGATCCCTTTTATGAAAAGCAAATAATTACACTCATTTACTTATATCTCTGGCATCTCTTTTGAGCCAGACACCCACATGTGCCAAGATTGGGACAAGAACAGCACCCAGGACTTTGGCGAAGGTTCCTTGCTGGTAAGTGGGGCTGGGGGATCTCCAGGAGAACGGGAAGAATCTACCAAGTCCCATTTATCTGGCAGGAGCCATAGCCACCTCTGCCCTTAGCAAACAGACCAACCTCGAAAGAAAGTGCAGGAAGAGGGAGGCGGCAAGGGTCGGTGATTGCAGATGCCATCTCTTTTCTCACCTGCACTCAAGATCCTTTTTACTTGGATCCCTTGGTACAAAGTTCCAATTGTATTAAGACTCCAAGGCAAGAGAATTCCAAGTGTCCGTGGAGTTTGCCTGGCCTCAGTTGATAGTCTCTCACAAACGGGACAAAGAACCCAGAGAGGTAGTAGATTTACAGGGGGAGACATGGGCCCAGGCGGGAGCTATGAGGAAGCCTGTGTCTCCGCACCAGGCTCAGCGGACTCAGGCGAGGTTTTAAATGACAGTCtatggtggggagctggggggcggtagggagctggggggcagggggatgcTCAGGGCACTGAGCACTCTAGGCCCCATCTCTAGTGTTCCAGAAACCTCCCAAGCATTGGTCTCTGAGAGCCACTCAGTGCCAAGGGCCGGCAGAGCCAAGTGCCCACCCTGTGTCTGCTTTCCTTGTGGGCGGCATCCGGGAAGTTTCTGGGAGACAGACTCATCtctgctctcacccccctgggACTATGACTCATTTTTTTCTGACAGTTTGATCCTCCTCTGATTGCCAAACCTGGATTCGGGTTTGCTTCATATCCTGGGGGATTCTGAGAACAAAGCTCCTGCCTTAGCTGGGCTCTGACAGTTCGCTCTCTGCAACTTTCCATCCAGAGGTGTTGCCAGCGGGGGACCTTGGACAAATTCTGTTACCTCTCCCCATGTACaccgccccttccctcccccgcacccccgccacacacacacacacacacacacacacacacacacacacacagttttctcTTCTATAGCACAGAAGTATCAACCTGAATACTTCACGTTGAAAAGTAAACTGGGTGAAGTAGTAAGGGTGGGAGCCGTTTGGAAATTGAGAAGcgctggaggagggagcagggatcCAGTGAATAACAACATGGTAGCCCAAGGCAAGGCTTGGAATCTGGGCTGAAGTGCCTCCAACAGCCAGCAGGGGGAGCCCTTCCCAAGCACTAGAGAAGCCTGGGGGCCCATCCCTTCCTACCCTTTCCCCGGGGGCATATCTGGGTCAGACACAGAGGTTGGTTTCCGTAGGCTCTGGGCACTGCTGCCCCTACCCCCTGTGCTTCCTGGCCGCCCTGTGGGGAAAGGGCACAGTGATGTGGGCCATTTCTCAGGGCCATGCCTTACTCCAGGGGTCCTCCATCCTAGCCTCAGTTAGGCCAGGCAATGCCACACACTCACCAGTACACCACCACTGTGTGCTTCATGTACTTGAGCAGTTTCTTGGTCTCAAACAACAGAGGGATATCCAGAATCACGTAGCGGTATCCTGGAGAAAAGGTGGGAAAGCCACAGGGTCAGGTCTGCAGGCACACACTGAGGACTTGCTAGGTGTTGGGTGTGGGAACTGAGTTGGCCACTGGCTCCTACCATTGAAAGCGCCCCAAAGCGGGGGCGGCCTTCCAAGGATAGGCATAACCTGACAGCCAGCAGGCTCCATTCAGAGCAGAATGCTGCACAAAGTTGTTTTTGACTGGAGGAGCAGGAAAGACCTTGTAGAAGGAATGGCGTTTGTACTGGCCTTGCAAGGCATGTAGGACTTCTGATACCTGAAAATGAATGGGTGAGAGTGAGGGTTCCAGGAATGGGGACCGCAAATCACAAGGAAAGCAAGGTCCTATTGCTCCGGCTGAAGGGGGGGCCTGGAGCAGTGTGAGGCAAAACCGACGCGGTGATCAGGCGGGCACAAAGCACTGAGTTCACCTTGAACTTGAATCCAAAGAGTTATTTCTGAGGAGGGAAATGACAGCCAAAATTGTAGGAGACTGGGGAGAGTTTCCAGGAGTGACTGGGCCCTTTCTGCCCTGCTTCACTCACcttcgtttaaaaaaaaaataaaaaatgattcttCCCCAACAGCCAGGTCCAAGCCGGGCTCCCTGCTGTAGAGTCCTGTATGGCTCTACCAGTTCTCCATGAGAGACTCACCTgggggtggcagtggcagcagcagccccGACAGGAAAGACGCTGCTTCTTAGGGTCAGAGGCAGACCTCCAGCCTGGGAATGCAGGGGTGGGTCTGGAGGTGCTACGGTGGTTATGGCTAAGACTAAACTAACTCCAGGGGGACAAAAGCACTGGCTGGCCCTCCTGCTACAAGCCAGGGCCAGTCAATGTGGCACCCACACCCACTGTGAGTGGGCACATCCCTGGCTGCTCACCCAGTGATACTGTGGGCTCCATACTCTTAGTTCTCTTTATGCCAGTGAGCCCGGTGTAGGTGTCATAAAGCTGGCGGGGGTCCAGGAGCCGTAAGAGGAAGGAACAGGCACTGCTCTGCCTAGAGACCCCGGCCTGGCTTGGATGGTGTCCCACTGCAAACACTTCCGCCTACAGAACCAGACACACATCACACACCGGTTCCACGGGTCCAGGGGTGATGCAGGGAACAGTGACAGCACAAGCTCCTGGGTTTCCTGCTCCCTAGGATCTATGGCTCAGGAAACCTCCTACTCAATGAGGGGTTAAAAGAATGGGCTCTGAGAACACGCCTGGGTTTGAAGTGCCCCACTTTCTCACCATGTCACTTTGGGCCCCTTAATAAACCTCATCTGTGTAAATGAGTGAAAAGACTACTTCACAAGAAGATGGAAGGATTAAATGAAGGAAGTCATGTAGACCACACCgcaccccctcacccagacccTCATTAAGTGCTCCATAAATGATGGTTATTATTACTACTGTTCTCTGAAAGGGGAGGCCTGCAGTACTGGCTCCCCCgctgcccctccgccccccaacTCAGAACAGGAGCCAGGGCcagagcctctctgggcctcttatctctctttcctgctctgctcccatcccttcctctcccctcactgCCCTTTCTCCTCAGCCCCTCTCGGGAGCTCACGGCCAGTTCTTTGGTTCACCGGCAAAAGGGCTTTTCAGCTGT
The genomic region above belongs to Myotis daubentonii chromosome 16, mMyoDau2.1, whole genome shotgun sequence and contains:
- the DCAKD gene encoding dephospho-CoA kinase domain-containing protein; the protein is MFLVGLTGGIASGKSSVLQVFQQLGCAVIDVDVIARHVVQPGYPAHRRIVEAFGTEVLLENGDINRKVLGDLIFNQPDRRHLLNTITHPEIRKEMMKETFKYFLRGYRYVILDIPLLFETKKLLKYMKHTVVVYCERETQLARLMRRNNLNLQEAEARVSAQLPLKDKARMARHVLDNSGEWSITKRQVILLHAELERSLEYLPLRLGVLTGLAGIVSLLYLLTRYLLPSP